The Glycine soja cultivar W05 chromosome 4, ASM419377v2, whole genome shotgun sequence genomic sequence GTAAGGATGCATTGGATCGATATCTTTCGGAGCAGAAAAATGATTCAGAGGTGTGTATAATTTGTGGGATACATGAATTTTCTTTCTGCGGCTATCAAATCATTCCTAATCATGCTCATGCTTTTGTTTGTGCACATAGACCATGGAGGCATCAGCCGCAGATAATGAAGCAGATACGGAACTTCCTTCCATTGTTGCCAGCATGTAACTTGTTGCAAATTATTTATTACAGTTGTCTTTGTACATATAGTTGATACATTTGGCTTATGTGGCTTGGGCTTGAAATCAATGTACCATCAATCAATGTAGTTTCCACGGTAAACTCCGTGGTTGCTTTTGCACAAATCATAGTGAGGTAAACTAAATGCCACATACTTCTTATAAGTGTGCAGTACCTGATTCGTTATGTAAATGTTGAGTGGCATTATTTAAAGAACCAAAAATGTGTATTGTTAAATGATTCGGGTTCATTTTATTCCTGGTTTTGTTCCTGACTTAGGCCATTCAAGTTCAACTTAACTTTTTTAGTAGAGCAACATCCGGTTGGTTCAATAAAACATGATAATTGCAAGTTTTATTGAACATTTCATTCGTGAGTgttaagaaaaatcataattcGTTTTAACATAGGTACAGCTCTTGCTGCATAAAATACGTGGGGAATGATTCAATGAACAAGTGCCGATTAtgagtattttatattttatatagtaCAGTATACACGAACTTTCTATATTtgcatttagaagttgaaacaATCACTAGCCTTGTCAAAGTACGTGTTAGTATTTTGTCTCTTGTGACATGTCTGTtttgtatttcaatttttttaaatgttggttattttagaaaataaaaaattatttatttttaaatacttattattttggaaattaagtattaaatattttaattatttattagtatcttatctatttatttactaGTTGAAAAGCAGGCTGAGTGTCTTGTTCCTTAACTGTTTTTGTAATAACTCTCATGATTAGACATTAACTACTTATTGTGAGTGATTTTAAAAGTAGTTGAAGGATAAATTAGTTATGAcaaatatgtatattaaatggaataattatctttattagacaatcatatgttttatttaataaggatgaattttttaaaaatatttttcataatttttgtaatttatatttttataaagaatgtGAATTGTCTTAGAAGACAACTTATATAAGATAAAGTACTTTTCACACATATgagagtttttttaataaaaaaaaaatccttaaccAGACTATTctacaaataatttaatcaaataataaagtgCAACATGGTGAGTATAACTAATAACTCTATCTGTAGCGTTACTCTTTAACTATTTGAATTAAAGAATGTTACCTGTGTATATTAATTCACATTAATATGCATTTCTGTCTGCTCCTtggagaaatatttaaattgcaaTCCTCTCCCATCTTCCTTAAAAAATAAGTGTTTATGTGTTATTGATTGAGTAtcatagatattttttatttctcgtaGTAATTCTCAATACaattaatagttaattttagattttcattATTGATTTGTGtccttaaaataagaaataaaggtcttaaatgaaatttaaaaatcaataataaaatatttaaaatttactttgcCTTCTAAAATACTAAAATCAACAATAACATATTCACAATAGCAtggtcataaaaaaaaaagatattcacAATATCATTAAGAGACTTTTATGATTATTCTTGATTgctaaagaaattatttatattgaaaagATCACAAAGTGTAACTTATATTAATTTCTCaagaacaaatatattttaaaataagaagaaaaataagtgttGGTTAGCATCTCTAAGAAAAATAGGAGTATAATTCACTCTTATATTACTATTTTCTTACGactattttcattcttttaattATGCCCTTACTTTAATTTTGTCAGCTTTGTGCGCCTAGCATATTTATTGCATTTATGATTTGGTATTATTTGCTATCGCAATatcaatcatcaaatataaCACCAAAGCAAGCCAAGCCACGTGCACCGAAAATAAAGTTGTGAAACTATACCAAAACCTATAACCTTCATCATCATTCGTGCCAAAGTCTCTCTATCTCTCACAATGTTACttaatactataaaaaaaatctctaaaaaGTTGGGTGAGGTGCGAATGCAGAAAATGAGAACTAAATCTACTTCATTTTCGTTGTGTCAACTTCTATGTAGTGATTACTGCGTTGGATCTTTTCCCAGTGATTACGGCTTTGCATCGACACGAATAAGATATCCCGTCTGGCTCTTCcattttaagatgatttctcacagttcaattaatttattaacaacACTAGTTATGCTATTAATTAACCCGTAACTGTTAAATGCATTGTAAAAATAACTTTGATTAGGTGTAACTTAACGACAATATTTCCGTTTTGTTTTGTGTCTTAACCTTATCTTATTTTTAGGTACGTACCCTGTAATTACTTTAGAAGAAATGCACAAATAATCGAGTAGACCACCAACATAATGATCATTGcttctaattaaaataaaaaaaaacaaagttccaaatcaaatgacttttttttccttttcaatgaAAAAGGCTAAGGTAGTCTCCATTATATATCATTGTTATTCTGTTTTTAAGTAAAGTTTAGTGTGGAAAAAAATGTCAAGTGGATAACCCAATTCAGTTCTTCCATTGCATGCCAAGTTTTCACATCAAATTTGCAATAATTGGTATCCactatgtttttaaatttgaaataggattaacaatttaaatattagAGGAGCTACAAACACGTTATTTAGtagaaatttgaaaaattgtAGTAAACGGGAGTAAGTTATCTTGTTTTCTTAAAACAAACATGTGACCTAACAAAATACTAACtactaataacaaatattacgtgaacttgttattttttttagcaaacaAATTAGACGAATTTTAGttaccgttggatcgactcatCAACAATCTAATTTTTCTGAAATTAACGGTCCTCTtctcatttctctctcttcacaGCACGACACAATCTAAACCtcggaagagagagaaagagagagacaaCGAAGAAAAGAACCTGTTCTTCACCAGAACGGAGTTTGGTTTTATAGGAACCCTCCTATTCATCCATTTATCGATCCACGTCCATCCCCATCTTTCTTCTCCTATTCtctctgttttcttttcttcttctaaaaagtgagagaagaaaaaagggaaTTGAAGGAAGAAGATTGAGAAAAAAGGGGGAATGCCCAGATAATTAATTCGGTGAAATTTCGGATTTTCGTAAGTGGGTGTTTCTCTTTTCGTGTTTTTACCTTCAGTGGTGGAAGGAAgggggtttggtttggtgagTTGATGGACTTGATGAGCGTTGAGTGTGTGTCATCCTCGGACGGCATGGATGAGGATGAGATCCACGCCAACCATCATCACTCTGAGTTTTCTTCCACAAAGCCTCGCAATGGAGGCACTAGTAACATCAATTCTGTGGGCCCCAACGGAATTGCTCCGGCAACCAGCGTCCATGAGTTGCTGGAATGTCCTGTTTGTACTAATTCAATGTACCCTCCAATTCATCAGGTATGTTCTTTCACCAATTTTAACATCTCATGTTTGGTATCTTTTGGTGAATTTGATGACTCTTAGAAGGGGTTTGAGTGGATTTGGTTTAGCAGATTTTGAGTTTTTCTTCAGTTTTTCTAGGGGCAGGGGATAAGGACAACCTAGATTTGGTTGACTAGAATTGATGAGTCTGCAATGTTGATTGTGGAATTATGAGATTACTTGCAATTCATGGTGATATGGTGTCAAATAGAGGGATTTGCTATGTTGTCAAATTTTAATCTTGTCTTGGCTGTATGTATTTGGCTACGGAGGGCTTCTTGGTGCTGTTTGACACTCCTTTTTCTGCTTATTGCTTGGCAGTGTTTGTAACTCTAGACATGTTTTTGCATTTGAGGGAAGGATGATTTTAGGATAGTTTACATATTTTGCTTTCAAGCATTGAGTAAAGTATTAGGTTTTTGGAGTTAGGTAACAAGAATTTCTGATCTTTACAGCATGATCATTTGTTTCTCGAGAGAGCAAGACCcaaaattttaatagatttttgtTTAATAGATATATCTTGTGAAAAATGCTTCATGTTGGATAGGTTTCAGAGTTGCTGGATGTCAATGTATTCACAATGCGAACATATGGCATGCTAGTATGATGCTAGATGTATTGTCTTGGTTGTAATTTATTGATAATGTTGAAAGTGGTTAATTCAATGTATCTTTATGTAATCATACCTGAATGTGAAACTCGGAAGGCACATAAATTTTATCAGAAATTTCATAGGGTAGGTAGAATGActaaaaataggaaaaacaGCAAAAGAGCCAAAAAGAACACAGACAACAGAAAGACCAAATCATCAACTCAAGCAGGGATCTCCTATCCTCCAATCCCTTAGCATGTCTAATTAAGCCCTTTAAAATATCAGTGAACTAAAATACACAGGCTAGTAAAGCAAGTCCATACCCAAAAAGATATGCAAGTAAAAACTTTAGATTGAAAATACCTATTGTTCTCATGCCTAATGCTGGAGtgataattgaaattaaacaaacGTATTTGTATCACcccttttaaaatataactgttACTTGGAAGTTATTTTGGTTTAATGACAACACCTTAGACTTCTCTCCAAAGTTGAGAGCATCTTTTAATTTGCTGGGTACAACTTACCTTGGAATAGGTACAAGTAGATTGAATGAGGTTTATTCTTCAGATGTCTTGGTCCTTAGTTTGCTCAATAGTCAATATTTGCGTGCATGTTTGCATAGCTACAGACATACAAAGTGAAGCTAGTGAATTTTTAAGCATCTGACCTATAGAGGGCCATAACCCAAAATTTCTTCCCATCTTTAGCCAATCTTTGATTCTGCAATTCTTGTGTTAATTTTCATCAAGTTGTCCAAAAGTTGATCTTGTCATGATTGAAGCTGCAAAGTGTATTTCCATAAGGGGGATAAAATGTAACAATTAGTTTCTTTGAAGTGTCACAATGGCCACACACTGTGTTCCACATGTAAAACTAGGGTGCACAACCGATGTCCCACTTGTAGACAAGAGCTTGGAGATATTAGGTGTCTGGCACTGGAGAAGGTGGCTGAATCACTTGAGTTACCTTGCAAGTACTACTCCCTTGGATGTCCAGAAATCTTTCCATACTACAGCAAGCTTAAGCATGAGACAGTATGCAATTTTAGACCATATAGTTGTCCTTATGCTGGATCGGAGTGTTCTGTTGTTGGGGATATTCCTTTCCTTGTTGCTCATTTGAGGGACGATCATAAAGTGGACATGCACACAGGATGCACATTCAACCATCGTTATGTGAAATCAAATCCACGAGAAGTAGAGAATGCCACTTGGATGCTCACAGTAAGTGTATCACATCTTTttgtcttgtttttctttcattttttgaatCCTGGAAGACGATGGGGGAGGAGATTGTTTCCCTTTGTCATATATTTGCTGTTAAAAAATTGTTGTATATGGGAATACAATTTCTGATGTTCATTACCACCACTTATTTGCTCATAAAACTCATATAGGTGGTCTGTTGAGAGAAGAGATGAGGAACTGATGCTATGGCAAAATGCTTTAAATGCTCATGACAATTATTCTATCACTCCTTTATATTGCTGTTTTACATGGCTCAACCATATTTGTGTCTCATCAGATTAGTTAAACAATTTTTGGCCCCTATTGAAGAATGATGGTTAAGGACAACTTTCTTTTATGGAGAAAACTTACATATAGTTCTTTAGGTGTTGTTTGTGCTATTCTccaattagaattagaatttcaCTTAGATAATCCACATAATCTTTGAATGCAAACTTCTATATCTTATTTTCAATTCTGATTGAACAACATAGCACAAACAGCCCTGAAGGAACTATATCTAAATTTTGTCCCTATCATGTAGCAGCAAcatttaatcttattttgagTTTAATTATACTCCTCACTGCCTCTGATTCTTTTGTTTGCACAAACTCATTTTGTATGGTAGGTATTTCATTGTTTTGGCCAATATTTCTGCCTTCATTTTGAAGCTTTCCAGCTTGGCATGGCCCCTGTATACATGGCATTCCTTCGTTTTATGGGTGATGAAAATGAGGCTCGGAATTATAGCTATAGCCTAGAGGTTGGGGCCAATGGTAGGAAACTCATTTGGGAGGGTACACCACGAAGTGTTCGTGATAGTCACCGTAAGGTTAGGGATAGCCATGATGGGCTCATTATTCAAAGAAATATGGCCCTATTTTTCTCTGGTGGGGATAGAAAGGAGCTGAAGCTCAGAGTCACAGGAAGAATATGGAAAGAACAGAATTCAGATGCTGGGGTGTGCATGCCAAATCTCTGTAGTTGACATGTTATTTGAAAGGAATTCTTACATGTGTTTCTGACACTCTTTTGAGATATATTTGTACCAACTTTGTGCATGTTGTAATAGATTAAGGCACTAAGGTGGCTCTGAAATTTTCAGATTTCATAAGCTGTGTAATAAACAAGATTTTCTTCCTTCAAAATTTGCTTGATTGGAATTCGTATTCCGTGCTTTGAACACCCGAGTTAAGTTAGTTGCCAGTTGCCATAAATTTAATAGAAGCATAATTGATAGATTGGTGAATACTATTAATAAATCACACGATAGAACAGTAGACTCCTATAGAGATAACCACCAAACATGGAAAAAAGAACTACTGGTTGAGGGCTATTCTAGcttaattagatttttaattCAAGTTTGAGAATGCAGATACATTCAAAGGGAGAGTTTTGACATTTTGAATGGTCTTATGCaatacataatataatatcGGGTCCTAGACTAGAAAATGACTCTTACTGTTCAAATTacgtgaaaataaaaagattcaaTTTGAATAAACTCTCGAGCACTCAATTCATGTTTTAGAAAAGTTTTAAATAGTagaattttataaatgaaagaCTCTTATAACTTATAAGCTAAAAGCTAAACAGTGTTTAATAATTGTTATcttgaatttaaataaagagaaaaaaataaagttaaaaactcttaaaatgaacttttattgaagcttttaaaaaaatcatcaaaaatagttttaaaaaaataaaaacttgtcGTCTGTCGTCTGGACTATGAATAGATCTGTGCTCATCACCATTGCCAAAAGCAAGATAAGGAGAGGGAAGCACATGGCTTTTGTGAGTCTCTTGTCGTCGAAGATGCTGAGCTAACCCATCACGTACTCTTCCACCACCCTCGCTTGCAGACATTACGATGCCCATTGTCACGACCTCCTCAACCATGCCCCCACATCAGCCTCCTTCGTCGTCACTATCATTTCCTCCCTCAACATGTAGAGAGGCAAATCGGTTGTCAACCCCAACACTTCTTTGGTCTCCAGATCTGATGGGGCTAATGACATCTAGATCCAAGATTTGgggtttttttaatttgactaATTTGGggagtattttttaatattgattgatttatcAGGGATTGAGAGATTGTTTGATGGATTGTTTAGAGAttgtgggatttttttttttaatttgatggatTGATATGAGAAATATGAGGAAAATATAATGACGGTTAAAATCTGTCActgtttataaacaaaaatcgTTGGAATTCATCCTTCTATAGGCGAAAATTTAGTTGgacaaaaatgattaaattgatatattttaaaaatatttaaagatcaaattgaatcttttaaaaacttcaacatcatatttaatcttttaatcttttaatataaCTTGAGGACTAAACTGATAATTAAGCctactcttaaaaaaaaattgccataaaaattattgtttcggatatagaaacaaaatagattattataaaaaaatttcccataacATGCCTAAATCAATTATATCTGTAATGGagtattaaaataatctaattCCATCCAAACCCACAACGAATTGTAAGATTTGATTCAACATCTTGGTATTTGGAtttgttcaaaatttaaaagtttggaAGAGTGTGTACGAGTGCACGCATCTTAAAGGTAGTTGAATCAGGAGATCATTGATAGCAGAACAGTGAAAAGAAGTAAGCTTTTTACGCACCACAATGTTGTTCACAACTCATCTCGGTGTCCAAAATACAATAAGTTGCTTCATCTTTCTTCTAACCTGTCATCTACCACCAATGTCAACATTGCTTTACTTGCAAATTAAGAAAATCCATCATAATCCCCAGAAAACACTATCCCTTTTAGAAATAAATGGCTGATCTTGTTGCTCCAGTACAGGAACACCAATATAAAAAGGCACTGTAAAATGGGAAAACCGTAAATTGCATAATCCTTTCCAACAAATTTAATTACAtgtaaaatgattcaaaatgtTGGTAACGTAGGTTTTGATGATTCAAAACTATTTTCTGGTAAAGAGACACAGACATCATACCTCCTCATCCATGCACAATTACGTTATTATACCTCCCCATCTAAGCACCAAGAAGTTGCAACAACTTCAACCTGTTAACTGTTCACTTGCTCTATCACCCTCAGTTTCAGTCGTTTCCTCCACCAACTCCGCCTCGGAAGCAGTGGCATTAGTGTTCTCTTCATTGAGAGCTTGAATTTCACCCTCGCGTTTAGATTCTAAATCCGTTTCCTTGTTCCCAAACAACTTGGATGGAAGCAAAGAAGCTACTGCTGCTCTTGCACTTCTTTTGGCAGCTTCAGCTGCCTCGATTTCCTTCGCCTTAGCTTCAGCTTTCAGCCTTTCTTTCTCCTCCATCAGTTTGGTCAACTCCTCTTCTCTCCCTTCTTTCCTCAACTCCCCCTTGACAAACTCCTGGAACTCCTCATCAAAATCAACCCCATTGTCATCCAACAACGTATCAACAATCTTAAGCATCTCATCCAATCTCCCCTCATCACTCAACACCTTCATTATGAACTGATAGCTAGTAACATCCATCTTGAGCTTCTTCACCATCAACTCAAAGAAACCCTTTGCCTCATCAATCTTCCCAACCTTAACCAACCCACCAACCAACCTATTGTAAACAGCCAAGTTAGGCCTCAACCCAGAGTCCACCATTTTCCTAAAATACGCAGCTGCGTCATCAGCCCTATTCTCTCTAAAACAAGCATCCATCAACAACCCATAAGTAAATTCATCAGGACTCACCCCTTTCCCCTCCATCTCCCCATAAACCTCCTCAGCCTCCACAATCCTCCCATTATCACACAACCTATCAATCAAGTTATTGAACGACAACGTATCGGGGCTACACCGATACTCCCCCATCTTCCTAAAAACCTCCATGGCCTCCTCAAACCTCCCTTCATCACAATACCCATCCACAATCACATTAAAGCTCCCCAAATTCACACTCAACCTCTTCAGAGGTTCATGCTCCTTCATCATCCTATCAAAAAGCCTCAACGCCTCGTCAAACCTCCCATTCTTAGAAAGCGCATCGAGCACCGAATTATACCCGAC encodes the following:
- the LOC114410295 gene encoding pentatricopeptide repeat-containing protein At3g49240, mitochondrial-like → MALSKATFLTHLRTLSNSHRRPSSCVSIRLLSFSSPEEAAAERRRRKRQLRMEPPLSALNRTQTAPKPLQSPYYLNPNNPKLPEHVSALTGNRLNLHNRILTLIRENDLDEAALYTRHSIYSNCRPTIFTINAVLAALLRQSRYSDLLSLHRFITQAGVVPNIITHNLVFQTYLDCRKPDTALEHYKQFLNDAPMNPSPTTYRVLIKGLIDNSKLERAMDIKTEMDSKGFAPDPLVYHYLMLGHARVSDGDAILRLYEELRERLGGVVQDGIVFGCLMKGYFVKGMEKEAMECYEEALGKKKMSAVGYNSVLDALSKNGRFDEALRLFDRMMKEHEPLKRLSVNLGSFNVIVDGYCDEGRFEEAMEVFRKMGEYRCSPDTLSFNNLIDRLCDNGRIVEAEEVYGEMEGKGVSPDEFTYGLLMDACFRENRADDAAAYFRKMVDSGLRPNLAVYNRLVGGLVKVGKIDEAKGFFELMVKKLKMDVTSYQFIMKVLSDEGRLDEMLKIVDTLLDDNGVDFDEEFQEFVKGELRKEGREEELTKLMEEKERLKAEAKAKEIEAAEAAKRSARAAVASLLPSKLFGNKETDLESKREGEIQALNEENTNATASEAELVEETTETEGDRASEQLTG